The Methanobrevibacter sp. genome contains the following window.
TCTTGCAACATTTATTCCAAGATTAATTCCTGCATTGTTTATTGATAAGCTTAATTTCTCACCTAAATTCGAGAAATTTTTGGATTTAATTCCATATACGGCTCTTGCAGCATTAATATGTCCTGGAGTATTGACTGTTGATGCCGACTTATGGTATATTGGTTTAATCG
Protein-coding sequences here:
- a CDS encoding AzlD domain-containing protein — its product is MDYMMLVILGCTLATFIPRLIPALFIDKLNFSPKFEKFLDLIPYTALAALICPGVLTVDADLWYIGLIGALVAAALAWKKAPMGAIVIITVVVLITVYSVVPLF